DNA from Streptomyces sp. Edi4:
CGCTCGTGGATCAGATGGGCGGCTTCCATCTGCGGGTAGCGGGGCAGGTACTTCTTGTCCGCCCCTCCTCCAGAGGTGGAGAAGAGGGCGAAGTTGCCGAGCATGTCCAGGACCGTGGCCGGGTTGAGCAGCAGCTCGACCGAGCGCTGCACGTCGGCCTGCCCGGACAGGTTCTCGTCGTCGTCCGTGGACCGGAACGGCTGCCACTGGTTCAGGGGCGCCCTGGCGGCCCCGAACCGCAGCTTGAGCCCGTCAGAGGCGACGGAGAAGACATTGGGGGTGAAGAACCACGGGTACTCGGTGGCGTACACGTTGTTGATCTCGCGTGCGGCGTTGGCCCACCCGGACTTCGCCGTCGGTGACTTCACCTCAACCACCACAAGGGGCAGGCCGTTGACCCAGTAGACAAGGTCGAACCGGCGAGGGGTTTTGCCAGGGATGGTTATGGTCACCTCGTCCGACACGACCAGCGTGTTGGCAGTCGGGTCAGTCGGGTGCTCGAAATCGATGACCTTCAGGGCGTGCCACACGCCGTCGGCGCCCCGGAACTCCTTGTGCCCGCGCAGCAGTTCAAGCACCTGCTGGTTGGCCCGCACCAGCCCGCCTTCGACAGCGTTGACCGTAGCGATGATCTCCTCCACCACGGCATCCACGTCGAACCCGTCGATCACCTCAGGGTTGAGCCGGACGATGGCGCCCCGCAGCTCGCCGGCGAGCACCGTTTGTGTCGTCTCTCGCGGCAGCGACCTGCCTGGTGCGAAGCCCCAGCCCATCGGAAGGGACCACTGGATCATTAAGTTCTGGAACTCGCGCTCCGCGACGCCCTTAGCCATCAGAGGTCCTCCAACCCAGCGGACTCGACATTGATCGTCCGATCCAACAACCCCGACAACAGACTCGCTCGTACTTGACGGAGGATGGCGGCCTCCGCGCGCAGTGTGACAATAAGTCTATTGACCGCTTCAGCGCGTTCAACGAGTCCCGCCTGCTCTTCCGATGAAGGCACCGGGATTTCGCGGGCGATGTACTCCTTCACCGAAAGATTCGTGATTCCCGTTGTACGGCGGGAGTAGTTACGGGTCAGCCCTGACGCCCAGTCGTGTCGCAGTCGCCAGAACACGTACCTGGGAAGCGCCTTCTCCGGATCCACTCGCATCAATCGCTGGAAGTCGGTTGGTACGCACGGCTCCAGGTCGGGTCCTGCGATAACGACCCGGCCGACAGGCTGCTCAGGCGAACCGCCGGACCGTTCCAGGATGATGTCCTGTTCCTGCACTGTCCGGGTGTCCGCCTGTTTGGTCGTGAACGATCGGACTGGTGAGGCGTCGGTTACGAAGTCAGAGGTGCCGGGTGTATAGATGCGAGGGCCTAGGGCGAGCCGATCAATCTCGCCTTCGCCCTGCGGCTTGCCCCAGACGCCCCCGACTACATGGGAGCACAGGTCGACAATGCGATGCGGTTCCCCCTCGACAGCCGCGAAGTGCTGCGCGAGCATCATGTTGAGGAGCTTCCGTGCAGTGCTGGCCTCGGAATCAAGCGCGGTGAGCTGGTCATCCACTGCGCCGACGATCTCGACGATCCGATCCTGCACAGGCAGTGGAGGCAGGGTGATCGGGAGAGTGCTGAACACCTTGAAAGGGAGACTACGCCTGCGATTTACGCTGCCCTGTGCATTGTTGGCGTACTCGGCCAGCATTCGAGGACTACGGACCATCAGTTCTGCGTACTTTGGCCTTGCAACACCTTCGCCCCGCCATCGGAGGGTGGTGTACATGGGGCTGATGGCTCCAACCTCGCCAAGGTTATTCCGAGCGATGGACCCCTCGTCGATGTGAATGGTGGAGTACGCCCACCCTCCCGGTCCGACGGTCTTGTAGCCGTCGAGCTTCTCCGACGCGATCCGCTTGTCGAAGTATTCGTCGGCACGGACGAAACCATCGTATTTGGATAGACTCATCACGGTCGGCTCGTCTGTGTGTGGCCCCAGCTTGGAGTTGTCCACCGAGAAGAGCCGTCCGAGTGTGACTTGCTGCCAGTCACTCATCGGAGCCTTCATTGCAGTCGGTTCGGCTCTCTGTGCCCCCAACAGGGGGTTGTCCACCGAGAGGAGCGGTTCGAGTGTGATTTGCTGCCAGTCACTCATCGAAGCCCTCGATT
Protein-coding regions in this window:
- a CDS encoding restriction endonuclease subunit S yields the protein MSDWQQVTLGRLFSVDNSKLGPHTDEPTVMSLSKYDGFVRADEYFDKRIASEKLDGYKTVGPGGWAYSTIHIDEGSIARNNLGEVGAISPMYTTLRWRGEGVARPKYAELMVRSPRMLAEYANNAQGSVNRRRSLPFKVFSTLPITLPPLPVQDRIVEIVGAVDDQLTALDSEASTARKLLNMMLAQHFAAVEGEPHRIVDLCSHVVGGVWGKPQGEGEIDRLALGPRIYTPGTSDFVTDASPVRSFTTKQADTRTVQEQDIILERSGGSPEQPVGRVVIAGPDLEPCVPTDFQRLMRVDPEKALPRYVFWRLRHDWASGLTRNYSRRTTGITNLSVKEYIAREIPVPSSEEQAGLVERAEAVNRLIVTLRAEAAILRQVRASLLSGLLDRTINVESAGLEDL